A stretch of Carya illinoinensis cultivar Pawnee chromosome 14, C.illinoinensisPawnee_v1, whole genome shotgun sequence DNA encodes these proteins:
- the LOC122294849 gene encoding probable pyridoxal 5'-phosphate synthase subunit PDX1 has protein sequence MADTGVVTVYGNGAIYETAKKSSPFSVKVGLAQMLRGGVIMDVVNAEQARVAEEAGACAVMALERVPADIRAQGGVARMSDPQLIKEIKQAVTIPVMAKARIGHFVEAQILEAIGIDYVDESEVLTPADEENHINKHNFRIPFVCGCRNLGEALRRIREGAAMIRTKGEAGTGNVIEAVRHVRSVMGDIRVLRNMDDDEVFTFAKKIAAPYDLVMQTKQLGRLPVVQFAAGGVATPADAALMMQLGCDGVFVGSGVFKSGDPARRARAIVQAVTHYSDPDVLADVSCGLGEAMVGINLNDAKVERYANRSE, from the coding sequence ATGGCTGACACCGGAGTTGTCACCGTTTACGGTAATGGAGCAATATACGAGACGGCGAAGAAATCATCTCCCTTCTCTGTCAAGGTGGGTCTGGCTCAGATGCTCCGCGGCGGGGTCATCATGGACGTTGTGAACGCTGAGCAGGCCCGGGTTGCCGAGGAGGCCGGCGCTTGTGCAGTCATGGCACTGGAGCGTGTTCCGGCGGATATCAGAGCCCAGGGTGGGGTGGCTCGCATGAGCGACCCCCAGTTGATCAAGGAGATTAAGCAGGCTGTGACCATCCCGGTTATGGCCAAGGCCCGCATCGGGCATTTTGTGGAGGCCCAGATCCTGGAGGCTATTGGGATTGACTATGTGGACGAGTCCGAGGTGCTGACACCGGCCGACGAGGAAAACCACATCAACAAGCACAACTTCCGCATCCCCTTCGTGTGTGGCTGCCGGAACCTCGGCGAGGCCCTACGGAGGATCCGAGAGGGCGCGGCGATGATTCGCACAAAGGGTGAGGCCGGAACCGGAAACGTGATCGAGGCCGTCAGGCACGTGCGCTCGGTAATGGGCGACATCAGGGTGCTGAGGAACATGGACGACGACGAGGTCTTCACCTTCGCCAAGAAGATCGCGGCGCCGTACGACCTGGTGATGCAGACCAAGCAACTCGGGAGGCTGCCCGTCGTTCAATTCGCAGCTGGCGGAGTGGCGACCCCAGCCGACGCCGCACTGATGATGCAGCTGGGCTGTGACGGCGTGTTCGTGGGCTCTGGGGTGTTCAAGAGCGGGGACCCGGCAAGGCGAGCCCGGGCCATCGTGCAGGCGGTGACTCATTACAGCGACCCAGATGTGCTGGCGGATGTGAGCTGCGGTTTGGGCGAAGCTATGGTGGGGATTAATCTCAATGATGCAAAGGTGGAGAGGTACGCAAACAGGTCCGagtag
- the LOC122294027 gene encoding protein O-glucosyltransferase 1-like: MGLSPKNKARKPSHLLPCVSALAAFSITALLLYKVDDFASQTKTVAGHNLEPTPWHLFPPKTFSEQSRQARAYKIIHCSYLACHSGTDTNTIPERHRTHPSQPSKKCPAFFRWIHHDLEPWAKTGISPAHLAESQKFAAFRIVIVSGKLYVDLYYTCVQSRMMFTIWGLLQLLKRHPGMVPDVDMMFDCMDRPRINVTEHESMPLPLFRYCTNEDHYDIPFPDWSFWGWPETNLRPWDEEFRDIKQGSQRTSWSKKSPRAYWKGNPDVGSPVRVELQNCNHSTMWGVQIMRQDWEEEARIGYEQSKLSNQCNYQYKIYAEGYAWSVSLKYILSCGSLALIISPDYEDFFSRGLIPKKNYWPVSVNDLCPSLKHAVDWGNKHPSEAKAIGKEGQKLMETLSMDRVYDYMFHLITEYSKLQHFRPVPPSSAQELCPESLICFADGKQRESLEQSTVLPSKEPPCTLQPADSNLIKSLIQQKKKIIKDVEDMKKLKAQRRSN, translated from the exons ATGGGATTGTCTCCGAAGAACAAAGCTCGCAAGCCCTCCCATCTCCTCCCTTGCGTCAGTGCTTTGGCTGCCTTCTCCATCACCGCCCTTCTCCTCTATAAG GTGGACGACTTCGCTTCCCAAACGAAAACCGTCGCGGGCCACAATTTAGAGCCCACGCCGTGGCACCTCTTCCCACCCAAGACCTTCAGCGAACAATCTCGGCAAGCCCGAGCTTACAAAATCATCCACTGCTCTTACCTTGCTTGCCACTCGGGCACCGACACCAACACCATCCCCGAACGACACCGGACTCATCCCTCTCAACCGAGCAAGAAATGCCCGGCTTTCTTTCGGTGGATCCACCACGACCTGGAACCCTGGGCTAAGACGGGGATTTCTCCAGCCCATTTGGCCGAGTCCCAGAAATTTGCGGCTTTCCGGATCGTGATCGTTTCGGGGAAGCTGTACGTGGATTTGTATTATACGTGCGTGCAGAGCCGAATGATGTTTACGATATGGGGGTTGTTGCAGCTACTCAAGAGGCATCCTGGGATGGTACCTGATGTCGATATGATGTTTGATTGCATGGATAGGCCTCGTATCAACGTGACTGAGCACGAATCCATGCCGCTGCCGCTGTTTCGTTATTGCACCAATGAGGATCACTACGACATCCCGTTTCCTGATTGGTCTTTTTGGGGTTG GCCAGAGACAAATTTAAGGCCCTGGGATGAGGAGTTCCGAGACATTAAACAAGGTTCTCAACGTACAAGTTGGTCGAAGAAGTCTCCCCGAGCATATTGGAAAGGAAATCCTGATGTTGGGTCTCCTGTCCGTGTAGAATTACAGAATTGTAATCACTCTACGATGTGGGGAGTGCAAATCATGCGTCAG GATTGGGAAGAAGAAGCACGAATTGGTTACGAGCAATCCAAACTATCAAATCAGTGTAATTACCA GTATAAAATTTATGCGGAAGGCTACGCTTGGTCCGTGAGCTTGAAGTACATTCTATCATGTGGTTCTCTTGCACTAATAATATCCCCAGATTATGAAGATTTCTTCAGTCGGGGTCTCATTCCCAAGAAAAACTATTGGCCTGTCTCTGTAAATGATTTATGCCCCTCATTAAAGCATGCTGTTGATTGGGGTAATAAACACCCATCTGAG GCTAAGGCAATAGGAAAAGAAGGGCAGAAATTGATGGAAACCTTGAGTATGGATAGGGTCTATGATTACATGTTTCACCTCATTACGGAGTACTCAAAGCTGCAGCACTTCAGGCCAGTCCCACCTTCTTCTGCTCAAGAACTGTGTCCGGAGTCCCTGATTTGCTTTGCGGATGGCAAGCAGAGGGAATCCCTGGAACAATCAACTGTCTTGCCTTCAAAAGAACCACCATGCACCCTTCAGCCTGCCGATAGTAATCTCATCAAGAGCTTGAtacaacagaaaaagaaaattatcaaggATGTGGAAGACATGAAGAAGCTGAAAGCACAGAGACGTTCAAACTAG